One genomic region from Arthrobacter sp. YN encodes:
- the bioB gene encoding biotin synthase BioB: MTTQAPQEAPESTGYGILDTARKQVLERGEGLNEAQLIEILELPDEAIPAALQLAHEVRLKHCGEDVEVEGIISIKTGGCPEDCHFCSQSGLFDSPVRGVWLDIPELVKAAKETAATGATEFCIVAAVRGPDIKLMNQIKFAIDRINEAVDINIACSLGMLTQRQVDQLAEWGVHRYNHNLETARSYFPEVVTTHSYEERLETCAMVKAAGMELCCGALIGMGESVAQRAELATQLAALEPHEVPLNFLNPRPGTPLENQGIMDGKDALRAIAAFRLAMPRTVLRYAGGRELTLGDLGTRDGLLGGINAVIVGNYLTTLGRPANADLNLLVELNMPIKEFQKSL, encoded by the coding sequence ATGACCACGCAAGCACCTCAAGAAGCCCCTGAATCCACTGGCTACGGCATCCTGGACACCGCCCGGAAGCAGGTCCTCGAACGCGGCGAGGGCCTGAACGAGGCCCAGCTCATCGAAATCCTGGAACTACCGGACGAGGCCATCCCCGCAGCCCTGCAACTCGCCCACGAGGTTCGGCTCAAGCACTGCGGCGAGGACGTGGAGGTGGAAGGGATCATCTCCATCAAGACCGGCGGCTGCCCGGAAGACTGCCATTTTTGCAGCCAGTCCGGACTGTTCGACTCCCCCGTCCGGGGAGTCTGGTTGGACATCCCGGAGCTGGTCAAGGCCGCCAAGGAAACCGCAGCCACGGGGGCCACGGAGTTCTGCATCGTCGCAGCCGTCCGTGGGCCTGACATCAAGCTCATGAACCAGATCAAATTCGCGATCGACCGCATCAATGAAGCCGTGGACATCAACATCGCCTGCTCGCTGGGCATGCTCACGCAGCGCCAAGTGGACCAGCTGGCCGAGTGGGGCGTCCACCGCTACAACCACAACCTGGAAACCGCGCGAAGCTACTTCCCCGAGGTAGTCACCACCCACAGCTACGAGGAACGGTTGGAAACCTGCGCCATGGTCAAGGCCGCCGGCATGGAATTGTGCTGCGGCGCGTTGATCGGCATGGGCGAGTCAGTGGCCCAGCGCGCTGAACTCGCAACCCAACTCGCCGCCCTTGAACCCCACGAAGTCCCCCTGAACTTCCTCAACCCCCGCCCCGGAACGCCCCTGGAGAACCAAGGCATCATGGACGGCAAGGACGCCCTCCGCGCCATCGCAGCGTTCCGGCTGGCCATGCCCCGCACCGTGCTCCGCTATGCAGGCGGCCGCGAACTGACCCTCGGCGACCTCGGCACCCGCGATGGCCTGCTCGGCGGAATCAACGCGGTCATCGTAGGCAACTACTTGACTACCCTGGGCCGCCCCGCCAACGCCGACCTGAACCTGTTGGTGGAGCTCAACATGCCCATCAAGGAATTCCAGAAGTCGCTGTGA
- a CDS encoding zinc-dependent alcohol dehydrogenase: protein MKAVTWQGRRSLSVEDVPDPSIQEPTDAIVRITSTAICGSDLHLYEVLGPYMHKGDVIGHEPMGIVEEVGPGVHRLKKGDRVVVPFNISCGRCYMCNQGLQSQCETTQVKEKGSGAALFGYSELYGSVPGGQAQFLRVPYADYGPIKVESGAPDERYLFLSDILPTAWQAVDYANVPEGGTLAVLGLGPVGQFAARIGAYKGFRVIGVDPVPERRAMAEAHGIETMDYSSDVAGRIREQTLGRGPDSVVDAVGMEAHGSPVASFLHKAVSLLPDKPAQIAMETMSVDRLAALHTAVDLVRRGGTISLSGVYGGQADPMPLMTMFDKQIQLRMGQCNVRRWTDDLLPLVEDDADPLGVMHLVTHTGGLDEAPALYEKFQKKQDGCIKVVLKP, encoded by the coding sequence GTGAAAGCAGTGACATGGCAAGGCCGGCGCTCACTCAGCGTTGAAGACGTCCCCGATCCCAGCATCCAAGAGCCTACGGATGCGATTGTCCGGATCACCTCCACCGCGATTTGCGGCTCGGACCTCCACCTTTACGAAGTGCTCGGCCCATACATGCACAAGGGCGATGTCATCGGCCACGAGCCGATGGGAATCGTCGAAGAAGTGGGCCCGGGTGTCCACCGACTCAAGAAGGGCGACCGTGTTGTGGTGCCCTTCAACATCTCCTGCGGCCGCTGTTACATGTGCAACCAAGGCTTGCAGTCGCAGTGCGAGACCACCCAGGTCAAGGAGAAGGGATCCGGGGCGGCCCTCTTTGGCTACTCAGAGCTCTACGGTTCCGTTCCCGGCGGCCAGGCCCAGTTCCTCCGCGTTCCCTATGCCGACTACGGCCCCATCAAAGTGGAGTCGGGCGCCCCGGATGAGCGCTACCTCTTCCTCTCGGACATCCTTCCCACGGCCTGGCAGGCAGTGGACTACGCGAACGTTCCGGAAGGTGGCACCCTCGCGGTGCTCGGACTGGGTCCCGTGGGCCAGTTTGCTGCGAGGATCGGCGCCTACAAGGGCTTCCGGGTGATCGGCGTTGATCCGGTTCCTGAACGCCGCGCGATGGCGGAGGCGCACGGCATTGAAACCATGGATTACAGCTCAGACGTGGCCGGCCGGATCCGCGAACAAACACTGGGCCGCGGCCCGGATTCCGTGGTGGATGCTGTGGGCATGGAGGCCCATGGATCCCCTGTGGCGTCCTTCCTTCACAAGGCGGTTTCCCTGCTGCCGGACAAACCCGCGCAGATTGCCATGGAAACCATGAGCGTCGATCGGCTCGCTGCACTGCATACAGCCGTGGATCTGGTGCGTCGTGGCGGGACGATCTCGCTGAGCGGGGTCTACGGTGGGCAGGCGGACCCGATGCCCCTCATGACTATGTTCGACAAGCAGATCCAACTCCGCATGGGGCAATGCAATGTGCGCCGCTGGACTGACGATCTGCTTCCCTTGGTGGAGGACGACGCCGATCCGCTGGGCGTCATGCATCTGGTCACCCACACGGGAGGACTGGATGAAGCACCGGCACTCTACGAGAAGTTCCAGAAGAAGCAGGACGGATGCATCAAGGTGGTCCTCAAGCCATAA
- a CDS encoding purine-cytosine permease family protein codes for MSDDKTSTATLEPTTAASTAVGIGGSVSTAQGNADAMSAAKESLEDYTLRFAPRSYRKWSAGVVATSALGGIAYLADFSIGANIGIAYGTVNAIFGIIVAAVIIFATGFPLAYYAARYNIDLDLITRGSGFGYYGSVVTNIIFATFTFIFFALEGSIMAQGLQLGLGIPPWIGYAVSTIIIIPLVIYGMRTLATLQVWTTPLWLLLMVVPVGYLLLSHPESIDAFFAFTGASGEGGPNLASVMLAAGVCLSLMAQIAEQIDYLRFMPPKTAENKGAWWRAVILAGPGWVIFGAIKQIIGLFIAIYLIAKLDPAAASSANEPVHQFLGVYEEMMPAWLAMTLAVVLVVISQIKINVTNAYSGSLAWTNSFTRITKTYPGRMVFVVVNLVIALILMESNMFEFLNTILGFYANCAMAWVVTVASDIAINKYLLKISPKVPEFRRGMLYAVNPVGFVSMLVSAGVSIAVFFGAFGSAVQPFSPIFAVGLALVLPPVLALATKGRYYLRRTDDGIDLPMFDADGNPSDAKLLCHVTGLEFERPDMLRSGQDGPDGEPQYISSLALSTDKSGELVLPAQN; via the coding sequence ATGAGTGACGACAAGACGAGTACCGCAACACTGGAGCCGACGACGGCGGCAAGCACCGCCGTCGGAATCGGCGGCTCCGTTTCAACGGCCCAAGGCAACGCCGACGCCATGAGCGCGGCCAAGGAGAGCCTGGAGGATTACACGCTCCGGTTCGCCCCGCGTTCGTACCGGAAGTGGAGCGCGGGAGTGGTGGCCACCAGTGCGCTGGGCGGCATTGCGTACTTGGCCGACTTCTCCATTGGCGCGAACATCGGCATCGCCTACGGAACGGTGAATGCCATCTTCGGCATCATCGTGGCCGCCGTGATCATCTTCGCCACGGGGTTCCCGTTGGCCTACTACGCTGCCCGGTACAACATCGATTTGGACTTGATCACCCGAGGCTCGGGCTTTGGCTACTACGGCTCGGTGGTCACCAACATCATCTTCGCCACGTTCACGTTCATTTTCTTCGCCCTTGAGGGCTCCATCATGGCCCAAGGACTGCAATTGGGCCTCGGCATCCCACCATGGATCGGCTACGCCGTGTCCACCATCATCATCATTCCGTTGGTGATCTATGGGATGAGGACGCTCGCTACGTTGCAGGTGTGGACAACGCCGCTCTGGCTGCTGCTCATGGTGGTCCCCGTGGGCTACCTGCTGCTGTCCCACCCCGAAAGCATCGACGCGTTCTTCGCTTTCACCGGAGCATCCGGCGAAGGTGGTCCCAACCTGGCTTCGGTGATGCTGGCTGCGGGCGTCTGCCTGTCCCTGATGGCGCAGATCGCTGAGCAGATCGACTACCTTCGCTTCATGCCGCCCAAGACCGCCGAAAACAAGGGCGCCTGGTGGCGCGCAGTGATCCTCGCCGGACCGGGCTGGGTCATCTTCGGCGCCATCAAGCAGATCATCGGCCTGTTCATTGCCATCTACCTCATCGCCAAGCTCGACCCCGCAGCAGCATCTAGCGCGAATGAACCGGTCCACCAGTTCCTGGGCGTCTACGAAGAAATGATGCCGGCGTGGCTCGCCATGACCCTGGCCGTGGTGCTGGTGGTTATTTCCCAGATCAAAATCAACGTCACCAACGCTTACTCCGGCTCGCTGGCTTGGACAAACTCCTTCACGCGCATCACCAAGACCTACCCGGGGCGCATGGTGTTTGTGGTGGTGAACCTGGTCATCGCGCTGATCCTGATGGAGTCGAACATGTTCGAGTTCCTCAACACCATCCTGGGCTTCTACGCCAACTGCGCCATGGCCTGGGTGGTCACGGTGGCCTCCGACATCGCCATCAACAAGTACCTGCTGAAGATCTCGCCCAAAGTTCCGGAGTTCCGCCGCGGGATGCTCTACGCCGTGAACCCGGTGGGGTTCGTGTCCATGCTGGTTTCGGCAGGGGTGTCCATCGCGGTGTTCTTTGGAGCGTTCGGCTCAGCTGTCCAACCGTTCTCGCCCATCTTCGCAGTGGGCCTGGCGTTGGTGTTGCCGCCGGTCCTGGCTCTGGCCACCAAAGGGCGCTACTACCTTCGACGCACCGACGACGGCATTGACCTGCCCATGTTCGACGCCGACGGCAACCCCAGCGATGCCAAGCTGCTCTGCCACGTCACCGGTCTTGAGTTCGAACGCCCGGACATGCTCCGGTCGGGTCAGGACGGGCCCGACGGCGAACCCCAGTACATCTCGTCCCTCGCCTTGTCCACGGATAAGTCGGGCGAACTGGTGCTCCCGGCCCAGAATTAG
- a CDS encoding SDR family oxidoreductase, with protein MAEEILNEQTEQTDLDEDIAMALVNNVVSESYDPEDEASDPRTKYPSEGFEPQTQDYPGWTEAMTPRPDHGEQSYVGHSRMLGRRTLITGGDSGIGKAVAIAFAREGADVAFTYLPEEEQDAEHTVQLIEDAGSRALALPGDLRDEEFCQEVIAQTVAEFGGINVLVNNAGFQMTTSRGIEDLSTEQFDQTFKTNVYALFWLTKAALPHLKPGAAIINTSSVQGYHPSPSLIDYAATKAAINSMTFSLAESLGPQGIRVNAVAPGPVWTPLQPPTQPAEKIQEFGQDTPLGRAGQPAELAGTYVLLASEDSSYISGSVIGVTGGKHLA; from the coding sequence ATGGCTGAGGAGATCCTGAACGAACAGACGGAGCAAACAGACCTGGACGAGGACATCGCCATGGCCCTGGTTAACAATGTGGTCTCCGAATCCTACGATCCGGAGGACGAAGCATCGGATCCCCGGACCAAATACCCGTCCGAAGGGTTCGAGCCACAAACACAGGATTATCCGGGCTGGACCGAGGCCATGACTCCTCGTCCCGATCACGGCGAACAAAGCTACGTGGGGCACAGCCGGATGCTGGGCCGCCGGACCCTGATTACGGGCGGCGACAGCGGGATCGGTAAAGCCGTAGCGATTGCTTTTGCCCGTGAAGGTGCGGACGTCGCTTTCACCTACCTGCCTGAAGAAGAGCAGGACGCCGAGCACACTGTCCAGCTGATCGAAGACGCCGGCAGCAGGGCGCTCGCGCTACCTGGTGACTTGCGGGACGAAGAGTTCTGCCAGGAAGTCATTGCCCAAACCGTCGCCGAATTCGGTGGGATCAATGTGCTGGTGAACAACGCCGGGTTCCAGATGACCACGAGCCGGGGGATCGAAGACCTCAGCACCGAACAGTTCGATCAAACCTTCAAAACCAATGTTTATGCGCTGTTCTGGCTCACCAAGGCGGCACTGCCGCATTTGAAGCCCGGCGCCGCGATCATCAACACCTCGTCCGTCCAGGGCTACCATCCAAGCCCATCACTCATCGACTACGCAGCGACGAAAGCAGCCATCAACAGCATGACCTTTTCGTTGGCAGAGTCACTGGGTCCTCAGGGGATCCGCGTCAATGCGGTAGCGCCGGGTCCCGTGTGGACGCCACTGCAGCCGCCCACCCAGCCCGCGGAAAAGATCCAAGAGTTTGGCCAGGACACCCCCTTGGGGCGCGCAGGGCAGCCTGCCGAACTTGCCGGGACCTATGTCCTGCTGGCCAGCGAAGATTCCAGTTATATCTCCGGATCGGTCATCGGCGTCACCGGCGGCAAACACCTCGCCTAG
- a CDS encoding CsbD family protein: MGLGDKISNKAQEVSGKAKEALGDATNNEKLQAEGVADQAAAKTKQAGENVKDAAKDAFDK, encoded by the coding sequence ATGGGACTCGGAGACAAGATCAGCAACAAGGCACAGGAAGTTTCGGGCAAGGCGAAGGAAGCCTTGGGAGACGCCACCAACAACGAGAAACTGCAGGCCGAGGGTGTCGCTGACCAAGCGGCCGCCAAGACCAAGCAGGCTGGCGAGAACGTCAAGGACGCCGCGAAGGACGCCTTCGACAAGTAA